A single region of the Streptomyces sp. NBC_01803 genome encodes:
- a CDS encoding WhiB family transcriptional regulator: protein MTELFQQLLVDQAEEELGWQERALCAQTDPESFFPEKGGSTREAKKVCLACEVRSECLEYALANDERFGIWGGLSERERRRLKKAAV, encoded by the coding sequence ATGACCGAGCTGTTCCAACAACTGCTGGTCGACCAGGCGGAAGAAGAGCTCGGCTGGCAGGAGCGCGCGCTGTGCGCCCAGACCGATCCGGAGTCGTTCTTCCCGGAGAAGGGCGGCTCCACACGCGAGGCCAAGAAGGTATGCCTTGCCTGCGAGGTCCGCTCCGAATGTCTTGAATATGCCCTCGCCAACGACGAACGTTTCGGAATCTGGGGCGGATTGTCCGAACGTGAACGTCGCCGTCTGAAGAAGGCCGCCGTCTGA
- a CDS encoding glycosyltransferase — MSVHSQQAASHQAAHPEFPKHVVTAVLVSHDGERWLPDVLTGLLGQDRPVQDVIAADTGSADSSATLLTEAFGPDRVLHLARRTGFGTAVAEAARTAPVLTPDDLPYLKRPSAWDPVTRTWDTSTYDLPELPFGEPVHWLWLLHDDAAPEPAALAELLRQADASPSAVIVGAKQRGWYDRRQLLEVGVSIASSGRRWTGLDRREQDQGQHDQVRPVLSVSTAGMLIRRDIFERLGGFDRRLPLMRDDVDLCWRAQTAGHRVLVAPTAVLRHAEASSRERRSIDCAGRLGGSPHRIDKAAAAYTLLVNARTRVLPWILIRLVLGTLLRVLAYLVGKLPGRALDETAGLLGTLLRPGLVIAARRRRKRIADPGTDPKELRPLFPPPLATVRATIEQAAGGLARRSEPATASRGRHGGAVESGPTDEDTDSLDIEQFARVRRLARRPGPMLVLALLLASLLACRDLISGGVLTGGALLPAPGDAGALWDRYLGTWQPVGTGGTESAPPYLAFLALLGSALLGGTGPAMTLLLVACVPLAGASAYFSSRPLLMSRLLRAWASIAYAFLPAVTGALAGGRIGTAVLAVLLPPLARTAVTAAGLTTAEGRGSWRAVWACALLLTAGTAFTPVIWPMAVALAVCAVALPLASEPGVRQAKAARLGALLVTPLVLLGPWSWSVLLSPSDFLHEVGLRFETAQASPFQLLNINPGGPGTPGTWLLGGLLLAALGALLRQERRLAIITAWAAALVALVFAVWSDGDGWAGPATLVYGIALLSAAVLGADGARYRVAAQSFGWRQPVAVAVAGAAAAGPLLVAAGWILGGAAGPLERGDPEQVPAFVAEESSTQDQARTLVLAGEGESTEGPADRVTYTLVRGSGARLGDADLARLIGEDSSLSEAVGDLVAGSGADQTAVLAGYAVRYVLVQDGSPHELHRVLDTTPGLQRLSQEDGSALWRVDREVARVMIRPAEEGAGAEPVSVPAGAVEVHTDVPEGPAGRTLRLADAASAGWQASLNGEPLSPVTVDGWAQGFELPAGGGRLDVVYETSAGHTGWVWFQGLSLLVLGVLALPGRRRELDDDLPEEPPAGPAPQGRRARREAAAAAVAAAPAPPDEPPGAHPPPYAPDQRPEAGPEPVPQGQEPYPGYPGPYQDPGTYYPDGQPIPQQQPYGGWDDQGYDQSYVAPYDYPADYGDGSNQS, encoded by the coding sequence ATGTCCGTGCACAGCCAGCAGGCGGCGTCGCACCAGGCCGCCCATCCCGAATTCCCCAAGCACGTCGTCACCGCCGTGCTCGTCTCGCACGACGGCGAACGCTGGCTCCCCGATGTCCTGACCGGGCTCCTCGGACAGGACCGCCCGGTGCAGGACGTCATCGCCGCCGACACCGGGAGCGCCGATTCCTCCGCCACGCTGCTCACCGAGGCGTTCGGTCCCGACCGTGTGCTGCACCTGGCCCGCCGCACCGGCTTCGGGACGGCCGTCGCCGAGGCCGCCCGCACCGCGCCCGTGCTCACTCCGGACGACCTCCCCTACCTCAAGCGCCCCAGCGCCTGGGACCCGGTGACCCGCACCTGGGACACCAGCACCTACGACCTGCCCGAGTTGCCCTTCGGCGAGCCCGTCCACTGGCTGTGGCTCCTCCACGACGACGCCGCCCCCGAACCCGCCGCGCTCGCCGAGCTGTTGCGGCAGGCCGACGCCAGCCCCTCGGCCGTCATCGTCGGCGCCAAGCAGCGCGGCTGGTACGACCGCAGACAGCTCCTCGAAGTGGGCGTCTCCATCGCCAGCAGCGGTCGCCGCTGGACCGGACTCGACCGTCGCGAGCAGGACCAGGGCCAGCACGACCAAGTCCGGCCCGTCCTGTCCGTCTCCACCGCCGGCATGCTGATCCGGCGCGACATCTTCGAGCGGCTCGGCGGCTTCGACCGCAGACTCCCCCTGATGCGTGACGACGTCGACCTGTGCTGGCGCGCCCAGACCGCCGGCCACCGGGTCCTCGTCGCCCCGACCGCCGTCCTGCGGCACGCCGAGGCGTCCTCCCGCGAGCGCCGCTCCATCGACTGCGCCGGCCGGCTCGGCGGCAGCCCGCACCGCATCGACAAGGCCGCCGCGGCCTACACCCTGCTCGTCAACGCCCGCACCCGCGTGCTGCCCTGGATCCTCATCCGCCTCGTCCTCGGCACCCTGCTGCGCGTGCTGGCCTATCTCGTCGGCAAGCTGCCTGGCCGCGCCCTCGACGAGACCGCCGGGCTGCTGGGCACCCTGCTGCGGCCCGGCCTCGTCATCGCCGCCCGGCGCCGCCGGAAGCGGATCGCCGACCCGGGCACCGACCCCAAGGAGCTGCGTCCCCTTTTCCCGCCCCCCCTCGCCACCGTCCGGGCCACCATCGAGCAGGCCGCGGGCGGCCTCGCCCGCCGCTCCGAGCCCGCCACGGCGTCCCGCGGCCGGCACGGCGGCGCCGTCGAGTCGGGACCGACCGACGAGGACACCGACTCGCTCGACATCGAGCAGTTCGCCCGCGTCCGCCGCCTGGCCCGCCGCCCGGGGCCGATGCTCGTCCTCGCCCTCCTCCTGGCCTCGCTGCTGGCCTGCCGCGATCTCATCAGCGGCGGCGTCCTCACCGGCGGCGCCCTGCTGCCCGCCCCCGGCGACGCGGGCGCGCTGTGGGACCGGTATCTGGGCACCTGGCAGCCCGTCGGCACGGGCGGCACCGAATCCGCGCCGCCCTACCTCGCCTTCCTCGCCCTGCTCGGCTCCGCGCTGCTGGGTGGCACCGGACCGGCCATGACGCTGCTGCTGGTCGCCTGCGTGCCGCTGGCCGGCGCCAGCGCCTACTTCTCGTCGCGTCCGCTGCTGATGTCCCGGCTGCTGCGCGCCTGGGCGAGCATCGCCTATGCCTTCCTGCCCGCCGTCACCGGGGCGCTCGCCGGGGGCCGGATCGGCACCGCGGTGCTGGCCGTGCTGCTGCCCCCGCTCGCCCGCACCGCCGTCACCGCGGCCGGGCTCACCACCGCCGAGGGCCGCGGTTCCTGGCGCGCGGTCTGGGCCTGCGCGCTGCTGCTCACCGCGGGCACCGCGTTCACGCCCGTCATCTGGCCCATGGCCGTGGCGCTCGCCGTCTGCGCCGTCGCGCTGCCGCTCGCCTCCGAGCCCGGTGTCCGGCAGGCCAAGGCCGCCCGGCTCGGCGCGCTGCTGGTCACCCCGCTCGTCCTGCTGGGCCCCTGGTCCTGGTCGGTCCTGCTGAGCCCCTCGGACTTCCTGCACGAGGTCGGGCTCCGCTTCGAAACGGCCCAGGCGAGCCCTTTCCAGCTCCTCAACATCAACCCCGGCGGCCCCGGCACCCCCGGCACCTGGCTGCTCGGCGGCCTGCTCCTGGCCGCCCTCGGCGCGCTGCTCCGGCAGGAGCGGCGGCTGGCCATCATCACCGCCTGGGCCGCCGCCCTGGTCGCCCTGGTGTTCGCCGTCTGGTCCGACGGCGACGGCTGGGCCGGGCCGGCCACCCTCGTCTACGGGATCGCGCTGCTGAGCGCCGCCGTGCTCGGCGCCGACGGCGCCCGGTACCGGGTGGCCGCGCAGAGCTTCGGCTGGCGCCAGCCCGTCGCCGTCGCCGTCGCGGGCGCCGCCGCGGCCGGTCCGCTGCTGGTCGCCGCCGGCTGGATCCTCGGCGGCGCGGCCGGTCCGCTGGAGCGCGGCGACCCCGAGCAGGTCCCCGCGTTCGTCGCCGAGGAGAGCTCCACCCAGGACCAGGCCCGCACCCTGGTCCTCGCGGGCGAGGGCGAGAGCACGGAAGGCCCGGCCGACCGCGTCACCTACACCCTTGTGCGCGGCTCCGGCGCCCGGCTCGGCGACGCCGACCTGGCCCGGCTGATCGGCGAGGACTCCTCGCTGAGCGAGGCCGTCGGCGATCTGGTGGCCGGTTCCGGCGCCGACCAGACCGCCGTCCTCGCCGGCTACGCGGTGCGGTATGTGCTGGTCCAGGACGGCTCGCCGCACGAGCTGCACCGGGTGCTCGACACCACGCCCGGCCTCCAGCGGCTCAGCCAGGAGGACGGCAGCGCCCTGTGGCGGGTGGACCGCGAGGTCGCCCGGGTCATGATCAGGCCCGCCGAGGAGGGCGCCGGCGCCGAGCCCGTCTCCGTGCCGGCCGGCGCGGTCGAGGTCCACACGGACGTGCCCGAGGGACCGGCCGGCCGCACGCTGCGCCTGGCCGACGCCGCGTCCGCCGGCTGGCAGGCGTCCCTGAACGGCGAGCCGCTGTCGCCCGTCACCGTCGACGGCTGGGCCCAGGGATTCGAACTGCCCGCGGGCGGCGGCCGGTTGGACGTCGTGTACGAGACCTCGGCCGGGCACACCGGGTGGGTGTGGTTCCAGGGCCTCTCCCTGCTCGTGCTGGGCGTGCTCGCGCTGCCGGGCCGCCGCCGCGAGCTCGACGACGACCTGCCCGAGGAGCCGCCCGCCGGCCCCGCGCCGCAAGGCCGCCGGGCCCGCCGGGAGGCCGCCGCCGCCGCGGTGGCCGCCGCCCCCGCGCCGCCCGACGAGCCGCCGGGCGCGCACCCGCCGCCGTACGCGCCGGACCAGCGGCCCGAGGCCGGGCCGGAGCCCGTGCCCCAGGGCCAAGAGCCCTACCCCGGCTACCCGGGCCCCTACCAGGACCCCGGCACCTACTATCCGGACGGTCAGCCCATCCCGCAGCAGCAGCCCTACGGCGGCTGGGACGACCAGGGGTACGACCAGAGTTATGTCGCGCCGTACGACTACCCGGCCGACTACGGCGACGGGAGCAACCAGTCGTGA
- a CDS encoding cysteine dioxygenase yields the protein MDNDNEIAGDPLAIPHLLPPAPEHPSTVAQFAALATALAGDRECWAPLVRYDAVSRWYHRLRTGPGYEVWLLSWVPGQGSGRHDHGDSNGLYTVLAGALTEHAAGRGSRVLTPGSLRIFAPGYVHEVVNASLDPAVSLHVYFPGLTEMRMYARSHAEPAPRDVLTC from the coding sequence ATGGACAACGACAACGAAATCGCCGGCGACCCGCTGGCGATCCCGCATCTGCTCCCGCCCGCTCCCGAGCACCCCTCCACCGTCGCGCAGTTCGCCGCCCTGGCGACCGCGCTCGCGGGTGATCGCGAGTGTTGGGCGCCCCTGGTGCGGTACGACGCGGTCAGCCGCTGGTACCACCGGCTGCGCACCGGTCCCGGGTATGAGGTGTGGCTGCTGAGCTGGGTGCCGGGACAGGGCAGCGGGCGGCACGACCACGGCGACTCCAACGGTCTGTACACGGTGCTCGCGGGCGCGTTGACCGAGCACGCCGCCGGTCGCGGCAGCCGGGTGCTGACCCCCGGCTCGTTGCGGATCTTCGCCCCCGGCTATGTCCACGAGGTGGTCAACGCCTCCCTGGATCCCGCCGTCAGCCTGCACGTCTACTTCCCGGGCCTCACCGAGATGCGCATGTACGCCCGCTCGCATGCCGAACCCGCGCCGCGCGATGTCCTCACCTGCTGA